Proteins found in one Triticum aestivum cultivar Chinese Spring chromosome 4D, IWGSC CS RefSeq v2.1, whole genome shotgun sequence genomic segment:
- the LOC123097590 gene encoding NAC domain-containing protein 2 — MIMSDPAMLPPGFRFHPTDEELILHYLRNRAAESPCPVSIIADVDIYKFDPWALPSKASYGDREWYFFTPRDRKYPNGVRPNRAAGSGYWKATGTDKPIRCSATGESVGVKKALVFYKGRPPKGIKTNWIMHEYRLAAADGHAGNTYRPMKFRNASMRLDDWVLCRIYKKTSQVSPMAVPPLSDHELDEPSGAGACPMSSAGMIMQGGAGGYPLQAAASGTQRMPKIPSISELLNEYSLAQLFDDSGHALMARHDQHAALFGHPIMGQFHVNSGGNNMSQLGQMDSSASTSVAGEGAAGKRKRPSEDGDHNRPTNQPATAVTGKKPNSSCLGATTFQTGNNTLQGSLGQGHQTLLHF, encoded by the exons ATGATCATGTCCGACCCGGCCATGCTGCCGCCGGGCTTCCGGTTCCACCCGACGGACGAGGAGCTCATCCTCCACTACCTCCGCAACCGCGCCGCCGAATCGCCCTGCCCCGTCTCCATCATCGCCGACGTAGATATCTACAAGTTCGACCCATGGGCCCTGCCAT CCAAGGCTAGCTACGGGGACAGGGAGTGGTACTTCTTCACGCCGAGGGACCGTAAGTACCCCAACGGTGTCCGGCCGAACCGCGCCGCGGGTTCCGGCTACTGGAAGGCCACCGGCACGGACAAGCCCATCCGCTGCAGCGCCACCGGCGAGAGCGTCGGCGTCAAGAAGGCCCTCGTCTTCTACAAGGGCCGCCCGCCCAAGGGCATCAAgaccaactggatcatgcacgaataccgcctcgccgccgccgacgggcacgCCGGCAACACCTACCGCCCCATGAAGTTCCGCAACGCCTCCATGAGG CTGGATGACTGGGTGCTGTGCCGGATCTACAAGAAGACCAGCCAAGTGTCGCCGATGGCGGTGCCGCCGCTGTCCGACCACGAGCTTGACGAGCCTTCTGGCGCTGGCGCCTGCCCCATGTCGAGCGCCGGCATGATCATGCAAGGCGGCGCCGGCGGCTACCCACTGCAGGCCGCGGCCAGTGGCACACAGAGGATGCCCAAGATCCCGTCCATATCAGAGTTGCTCAACGAGTACTCGCTGGCGCAGCTCTTCGACGACAGCGGACACGCGCTGATGGCACGGCACGATCAACACGCCGCCCTCTTCGGCCACCCCATCATGGGCCAATTCCATGTGAACAGCGGCGGCAACAACATGTCGCAGCTTGGGCAGATGGATTCGTCGGCCTCGACGTCGGTGGCAGGCGAGGGTGCCGCCGGGAAGCGCAAGAGGCCGTCGGAGGACGGTGACCATAACCGGCCGACGAACCAGCCCGCGACGGCGGTGACGGGCAAGAAGCCGAACAGTTCTTGCTTGGGTGCAACAACGTTCCAAACAGGCAACAACACCTTGCAGGGGTCACTGGGCCAGGGCCATCAGACGCTGCTCCATTTCTAA